One window of Chryseobacterium sp. JJR-5R genomic DNA carries:
- a CDS encoding carboxypeptidase-like regulatory domain-containing protein — protein sequence MKKLFPAVCLIAAACTPMAAQYKEPEKKDKKEIYYPKITFDSLMAKKMLAKGTATIKGVAFTKPKNNFGFKAGQRIYANQIKVVLLPVTPYFNEWFELRKEKENTRRRRYVYLSNAAYRYRLEAITNSNGEFTFPEMKPGKYFLQGFLGYTKYGYYNEYTGTGYNNYGGQTNYYQQKQYSVGHEDRIEEFVEVKENGEVVKVRLH from the coding sequence ATGAAAAAATTGTTTCCTGCAGTATGCCTTATTGCAGCTGCCTGTACGCCGATGGCAGCACAGTATAAAGAGCCGGAAAAAAAGGATAAGAAAGAGATTTATTATCCTAAGATTACCTTTGACTCCCTTATGGCAAAAAAAATGCTGGCAAAAGGGACAGCTACCATAAAAGGAGTGGCTTTTACAAAACCGAAGAACAATTTTGGATTCAAAGCGGGACAGCGCATTTATGCCAACCAGATTAAAGTTGTGCTGCTGCCCGTAACGCCTTATTTTAATGAATGGTTTGAACTCCGGAAAGAAAAAGAAAATACAAGGAGAAGACGGTATGTCTATCTTTCCAATGCAGCATACCGCTACAGGCTGGAAGCAATTACCAACAGCAACGGCGAATTTACATTTCCGGAGATGAAGCCGGGTAAATATTTTTTACAGGGTTTTCTGGGCTATACAAAATACGGCTATTACAATGAATATACCGGAACGGGGTACAATAACTATGGCGGGCAGACCAATTATTACCAGCAGAAGCAGTATTCAGTGGGCCATGAAGACCGGATCGAAGAATTTGTGGAAGTAAAGGAAAACGGGGAAGTGGTGAAGGTAAGGCTTCATTAA
- a CDS encoding response regulator transcription factor: MNKLRTLIVDDHPIVTEGLKNLLTHEPNIEITEVFYNGRDVLSYMKDHIADLVLLDITLPDINGMDLCKMIKQQSVETIILVFSNHTERSIILQSIRNGASGYLLKNSTLAELRDCIAEALKGNICYSREVAEIISRPSKNGSDHIPKITRRERQILSLLSEGKTSQVIGQELFLSPLTVDTHRRNLIQKFGVKNVAELMMAASQHKIL; encoded by the coding sequence ATGAATAAACTGCGCACGCTTATCGTGGATGACCATCCTATTGTAACGGAAGGGCTTAAGAACCTTCTTACGCATGAACCCAATATAGAAATTACAGAAGTATTTTATAACGGCCGTGATGTATTATCCTATATGAAAGACCACATTGCAGACTTGGTTCTGCTGGATATTACCCTGCCGGATATCAATGGTATGGATTTGTGTAAAATGATTAAGCAACAATCTGTAGAGACTATTATCCTGGTCTTCAGCAACCATACGGAAAGAAGCATCATTCTGCAGAGCATACGTAACGGTGCCAGCGGCTACCTGCTGAAAAACAGTACGCTTGCCGAATTGAGGGACTGCATTGCCGAAGCTTTAAAAGGAAACATCTGCTACAGCCGTGAAGTGGCAGAAATCATAAGCCGCCCGTCTAAAAACGGGTCTGACCATATTCCGAAAATTACCAGGAGGGAACGCCAGATCCTTTCTTTGCTTTCGGAAGGAAAAACCAGCCAGGTAATCGGGCAGGAACTTTTCCTGAGCCCGCTTACGGTAGATACGCACCGCAGAAACCTGATACAGAAATTCGGGGTGAAAAATGTGGCAGAACTGATGATGGCTGCCAGCCAGCATAAAATCTTATAG
- a CDS encoding Lrp/AsnC family transcriptional regulator, with product MATEQYVPDEKDLSILRIMQKDAKLSIRDIANRINLSPTPTHERIKRMEKLGIIKEYTAVVDRRKVDKGMMVICMIALNAHNKKTAGRFIEEVSRLKEVVELYNISGDFDFMLKILAPDMDAFHEFFVNTLSEIEGIGQTKSIFVMNSIKESAQIL from the coding sequence ATGGCAACAGAACAATACGTGCCGGATGAAAAAGACCTTTCGATCCTAAGGATTATGCAGAAAGATGCGAAACTGAGCATCCGGGATATCGCCAACAGGATCAACCTGAGTCCCACCCCGACCCATGAGCGCATCAAACGTATGGAAAAGCTTGGGATCATTAAAGAATATACCGCAGTGGTAGACCGCCGGAAAGTCGATAAAGGAATGATGGTAATCTGTATGATTGCGCTGAATGCACATAACAAGAAAACGGCAGGACGGTTTATTGAAGAGGTAAGCAGACTTAAAGAAGTGGTTGAACTGTACAACATCAGCGGGGACTTTGATTTTATGCTTAAGATCCTTGCACCCGATATGGATGCCTTCCATGAGTTCTTCGTGAACACGTTATCTGAAATTGAAGGGATCGGACAGACGAAAAGTATCTTTGTAATGAACAGTATTAAGGAAAGTGCACAGATCCTTTAA
- a CDS encoding CinA family protein yields MILKHSGISMSTDPTSVRSLINFILELENLFAYIGSRLQASGETVSVAESVTSGFLQFSFSQMKDASQFYKGGMTAYTQEGKVSLLHVDDGEASGCNCVSPGIAETMALNVAGLFKSDWSIGVTGYATPMDESDGKLYAYFAIARNGKILLSERLDLHTRTKSPNAQLYYSEFILGCLKLELDRQHHENT; encoded by the coding sequence ATGATTTTAAAACATTCAGGGATCAGTATGAGTACTGACCCCACTTCCGTCAGATCCCTTATTAATTTTATACTGGAACTGGAAAACCTGTTCGCATATATCGGCAGTCGGCTGCAGGCTTCCGGCGAAACCGTTTCGGTGGCGGAAAGCGTTACCTCCGGGTTCCTGCAGTTTTCCTTTTCCCAGATGAAAGATGCCTCACAGTTTTACAAAGGCGGCATGACGGCGTATACCCAGGAAGGGAAGGTATCCCTGCTGCATGTGGATGACGGGGAAGCCTCGGGCTGCAACTGTGTATCTCCCGGTATTGCAGAAACCATGGCCTTAAATGTTGCCGGACTGTTTAAGTCAGACTGGTCTATAGGCGTAACGGGATATGCCACGCCGATGGATGAGTCTGATGGGAAACTGTATGCTTACTTTGCCATTGCCCGCAACGGAAAAATCCTCCTGTCTGAGAGGCTGGACCTTCATACGAGAACCAAATCGCCCAATGCGCAGCTTTATTACAGCGAATTTATCCTGGGATGCCTGAAACTGGAACTGGACAGGCAGCATCACGAGAACACATAA
- a CDS encoding sensor histidine kinase, which translates to MKHFLVFIFLWCPLCFFTQQQIPLDENRYVDSLQRILTSRRADSAKANASFLLTDYWKFRDTAKSRSYLAAGKKLGEKYPYYKALSYFYEGQYHYNGDRKKASAAFRKAIGALSRFKDRKGYEKLSAAWFNYALMNKDDEGYDFIMKITLEKAVPNAEKARNPVLKAHYYTQLSTILMNNSRFDKATAYNLKAVDILEKAAPKSSTMLFAYLSGVSIYCYSNEPKKARIFLQKAKHILKPFPESLNNTLYYYNETLYYTTSGQLEEALASAGKGAVLAGKYHQQQLYQLLLFRQYDIYGRQKAYEKARQLLLRIIREKTLTKDINDRAVIYGELAKTSEQMKDYKEAYHWLSRYRSVNDSINSSQTQLKISELETKYRTVQNQQKIAALQAQNRQAALNARNDRLYSWFLGLGCIFLMAVLCFAFLNARSNRKLALQKEINYRQQLAEMEQKQQLKVAKAMLDGEELERERVARDLHDGLGGMLSGVKINLSGWATSRPDVLHDKDFQRTVDQLDGSVTELRRIARNMVPDTLMKFGLETALKDLCEFHMREELQISCESFNLQEDIPLNVQLNIYRIIQELISNSVRHSHATNILMQCSQNASTVFITFEDDGCGFDPALSGKRKGMGLDNLRNRIAYLQGQFELISAPGEGTTVNVELNTTTNE; encoded by the coding sequence ATGAAACATTTTTTAGTATTTATCTTTTTATGGTGCCCGCTGTGTTTTTTCACCCAACAGCAGATACCGCTTGATGAGAACCGGTATGTTGACAGCCTTCAGCGCATTCTTACATCAAGAAGGGCAGACAGCGCAAAGGCCAATGCCAGCTTTTTACTGACTGACTACTGGAAATTCAGGGATACAGCAAAAAGCAGATCTTATCTGGCTGCCGGAAAAAAACTGGGAGAAAAATACCCGTATTACAAAGCGTTGTCCTATTTTTATGAAGGGCAGTACCATTACAACGGCGACCGGAAAAAAGCTTCGGCCGCCTTCAGAAAAGCAATCGGGGCACTGAGCCGCTTTAAAGACCGGAAAGGCTACGAAAAACTTTCAGCTGCCTGGTTTAATTATGCCCTGATGAATAAAGATGATGAAGGCTATGATTTCATTATGAAGATTACCCTGGAAAAGGCAGTCCCGAATGCTGAAAAAGCACGCAACCCTGTGCTGAAAGCACATTACTATACACAACTTTCCACCATTCTGATGAACAATTCCCGGTTTGACAAAGCCACTGCCTATAACCTGAAAGCGGTTGATATCCTGGAAAAGGCTGCCCCTAAATCCAGCACCATGCTGTTCGCCTATTTAAGCGGGGTCAGCATTTACTGCTACAGCAATGAGCCCAAAAAAGCCCGGATTTTCCTGCAAAAGGCAAAGCATATTTTAAAACCGTTTCCGGAATCGTTAAACAATACGCTGTACTATTACAATGAGACATTGTATTACACAACCAGCGGGCAGCTGGAGGAGGCGCTGGCAAGTGCCGGTAAAGGGGCTGTACTTGCAGGGAAATACCACCAGCAGCAGCTGTACCAACTGCTGCTGTTCCGCCAGTATGATATCTACGGCAGGCAGAAGGCATATGAAAAGGCCCGGCAGCTATTGCTCAGGATCATTAGGGAAAAAACCCTGACTAAGGACATCAATGACAGGGCGGTTATCTATGGTGAGCTGGCCAAAACCAGCGAGCAGATGAAGGATTACAAAGAAGCCTACCATTGGCTGAGCAGGTACCGTTCGGTAAACGACAGCATCAACAGCAGCCAGACCCAGCTGAAGATCAGCGAGCTGGAAACGAAATACAGAACCGTGCAGAATCAGCAGAAAATTGCTGCGCTGCAGGCACAGAACAGGCAGGCTGCCCTGAATGCCAGGAATGACCGCCTGTACAGCTGGTTTCTGGGCCTTGGGTGCATTTTTCTTATGGCGGTGCTCTGCTTTGCTTTTCTCAATGCACGCAGCAACCGGAAACTGGCTCTGCAGAAAGAAATCAATTACAGGCAGCAGCTGGCTGAAATGGAACAGAAGCAGCAGCTGAAAGTAGCGAAAGCCATGCTGGACGGTGAAGAACTTGAACGTGAACGGGTAGCGCGCGACCTCCACGACGGCCTGGGCGGGATGCTGTCCGGCGTGAAGATCAACCTTTCCGGCTGGGCCACTTCCCGTCCTGATGTCCTGCATGACAAGGATTTCCAGAGAACTGTAGACCAGCTGGATGGTTCGGTTACGGAACTCCGGCGTATTGCCCGCAATATGGTGCCGGATACACTGATGAAATTCGGGCTTGAAACGGCTTTAAAGGACCTCTGTGAATTCCATATGCGGGAAGAACTGCAGATTTCCTGTGAATCATTCAACCTGCAAGAAGATATTCCCCTGAATGTACAGCTGAATATCTACAGGATCATTCAGGAACTGATTTCCAATTCAGTCCGCCATTCACACGCCACAAATATCCTGATGCAGTGCAGCCAGAATGCCTCCACTGTTTTCATTACTTTTGAAGATGACGGGTGCGGCTTTGATCCCGCGCTGTCCGGTAAACGGAAAGGAATGGGGCTGGATAATCTCCGGAACCGCATCGCTTACCTTCAGGGCCAGTTTGAACTGATATCTGCACCCGGTGAAGGGACAACCGTCAATGTTGAACTTAATACCACTACCAATGAATAA
- a CDS encoding FAD/NAD(P)-binding protein: protein MENNYESIALIGGGPAALFAFKHIVTQDIKPETIHIFEKSDRLGAGMPYSRSGAGHEHVANVSANELPELYEDFVTYISKHNSGDFPEFVKNGTVNEYEVIPRLLLGNYLEAQFKNYIHLARKSGIDVHVHTETPVLDIVKKENEEAFTVITEQHSSEVSVTVICIGHIWPVTHERKQPGWYDSPYPPSKFNEVTNYPVAIRGTSLTAIDAVKTLARRNGTFIPEGKGLKYRLNDTSPEFSISLFSLRGFLPALRFHSEDDAYSEDWIMSLEDIYEYKKSHGGFVDLDYVYDLHFKQPLKKKNPGFHEEIKDLSIEDFVDKMLKIRDELDSFELFKAEYAEAEKSIRRHQSVAWKETLSAFSYAVNYPAKHFSAEDMLRLRKSLLPLISVIIASLPQSSYREVIALYDAGLIRLVSVGEDSHIEPHRESGAVYHYEDSEGRQKSEHYRMYIDAIGQQPVQFNDVPFEGLKQNGQISTGYLKFKDLSSAEAAYEEDRKNIMKTDADQYYLRVKGLNINDHFQALDIYGKTITDLFIMAVPYIAGLNPDYSGLDFCDTAAKRIAETLTDLRQVKDVG, encoded by the coding sequence ATGGAAAATAATTACGAAAGTATTGCCTTAATAGGCGGAGGGCCTGCCGCGCTTTTTGCCTTTAAACACATAGTAACACAGGACATTAAGCCTGAAACCATCCATATATTTGAAAAAAGCGACCGGCTCGGTGCCGGAATGCCGTACAGCAGATCCGGTGCCGGCCATGAACATGTGGCCAATGTTTCCGCGAATGAACTGCCGGAACTTTATGAGGATTTTGTTACTTACATCAGCAAACACAACAGCGGCGATTTCCCGGAATTTGTTAAAAACGGGACGGTTAACGAATATGAAGTAATCCCGAGGCTGCTGCTGGGAAATTACCTGGAAGCCCAGTTTAAAAATTATATTCATCTTGCGCGGAAATCCGGGATCGATGTGCATGTCCACACGGAAACTCCTGTTCTGGATATTGTTAAGAAAGAAAATGAAGAGGCTTTTACGGTAATCACGGAGCAGCATTCTTCCGAAGTGTCTGTTACCGTTATCTGTATAGGGCATATCTGGCCGGTAACGCATGAACGGAAACAGCCCGGATGGTATGATTCCCCCTACCCGCCTTCTAAGTTTAATGAGGTGACCAACTATCCGGTAGCAATACGGGGAACTTCATTGACGGCCATTGATGCCGTGAAGACCCTGGCCCGCAGGAACGGAACTTTTATCCCGGAAGGAAAAGGCCTGAAATACCGTCTTAATGATACAAGCCCGGAGTTTTCCATCAGCCTGTTTTCACTGCGGGGCTTCTTGCCGGCGCTCAGGTTTCATTCCGAAGATGATGCGTATTCGGAAGACTGGATCATGTCATTGGAAGATATTTACGAATATAAAAAATCCCACGGCGGTTTTGTAGACCTGGATTATGTCTATGACCTGCATTTTAAGCAGCCGCTTAAGAAAAAAAATCCTGGGTTTCACGAAGAGATCAAGGATCTGAGTATTGAAGATTTTGTAGACAAGATGCTGAAGATCCGGGATGAGCTGGACAGCTTCGAACTTTTCAAGGCAGAATATGCGGAAGCTGAAAAATCAATCCGGAGGCATCAGTCGGTGGCCTGGAAGGAGACCTTATCGGCATTCAGTTATGCGGTTAATTACCCGGCCAAGCATTTTTCCGCAGAAGATATGCTGAGGTTACGCAAAAGCCTCCTGCCGTTGATCTCCGTAATCATCGCTTCCCTGCCGCAGTCCTCTTACCGGGAAGTGATCGCACTGTATGATGCCGGACTGATCCGCCTCGTGAGCGTGGGCGAAGACAGCCATATTGAGCCCCACCGAGAATCCGGTGCTGTTTACCACTATGAAGACAGCGAAGGCCGGCAAAAATCCGAACATTACCGGATGTACATCGACGCCATCGGCCAGCAGCCGGTTCAGTTTAATGATGTGCCTTTTGAAGGGCTTAAGCAGAACGGTCAGATCAGCACAGGATACCTGAAGTTCAAAGACCTCAGCAGTGCGGAAGCAGCGTATGAAGAAGACCGGAAGAATATCATGAAGACGGATGCGGACCAGTATTATTTAAGAGTAAAAGGGCTGAATATCAACGACCATTTCCAGGCACTGGATATTTACGGAAAAACCATCACGGATCTGTTCATTATGGCCGTACCTTATATTGCAGGACTGAACCCGGACTATTCGGGGCTTGATTTCTGTGACACGGCAGCCAAAAGGATTGCCGAAACTTTAACTGATCTCAGACAGGTGAAAGATGTTGGATAA
- a CDS encoding cyanophycinase — translation MNPKGKLLIIGGHEDRDGTDVKMEEKNSEFISHEILKLLTSDNNRRIEVITTASSEPESMRDTYQKTFDEIGYTNFGFMHILPEQADEDLDRLKNAGVIFFTGGDQNTLCKALKDTQANKLLIEKYQNEEDFLIAGTSAGAMCMPEIIIDEGEEGEAMLKGDIKLGLGLNLLPRCIVDTHFIHRGRFGRLSHAVIIRQDCVGIGLGEDTALLIENGHRATCKGSGMTVIIDPKNISRTNIERVEKGDPVFAENLVVHLYTDGCSFDLRQDEEGAPDGGYH, via the coding sequence ATGAATCCGAAAGGTAAATTATTAATTATTGGAGGTCACGAAGACCGGGATGGTACCGATGTGAAAATGGAGGAGAAGAACAGTGAATTTATTTCTCATGAAATCCTTAAGCTTCTGACCTCCGATAATAACAGGCGCATTGAAGTTATTACCACGGCAAGTTCCGAACCCGAAAGCATGCGTGATACCTACCAGAAAACATTTGACGAAATAGGGTATACCAATTTCGGCTTTATGCATATTTTACCGGAGCAGGCTGATGAAGATCTCGACAGGCTGAAAAATGCAGGCGTGATCTTCTTTACGGGCGGTGATCAGAACACCCTCTGCAAAGCGCTGAAAGATACGCAGGCCAATAAACTGCTCATAGAAAAGTATCAGAATGAAGAAGATTTTCTTATTGCCGGGACCAGTGCGGGGGCCATGTGCATGCCCGAAATTATCATTGATGAAGGAGAAGAAGGGGAAGCAATGCTGAAAGGCGACATTAAACTCGGACTCGGACTGAACCTGCTGCCCCGTTGCATTGTAGACACCCATTTCATACACCGCGGAAGGTTCGGAAGGCTGTCCCATGCAGTAATCATCCGTCAGGACTGCGTGGGAATCGGGCTTGGGGAAGATACTGCGCTTCTTATTGAAAACGGGCACAGGGCTACCTGCAAAGGTTCCGGGATGACGGTTATTATAGATCCGAAAAACATCAGCCGTACCAACATCGAAAGGGTAGAAAAAGGCGATCCCGTATTTGCAGAAAACCTGGTCGTCCATCTTTATACCGATGGCTGCAGCTTTGATCTGAGGCAGGATGAAGAAGGTGCGCCGGACGGCGGTTACCATTAA
- a CDS encoding Crp/Fnr family transcriptional regulator: MDAYKNPEVKSFIDFVNSLSPLEQEAEEALVSVLRHKSFAKGEYLLEAGNVCSRIYFIESGLAKTFFYTGTREFIMRFFAEGDMFTVLDTFVTRKPSAYSIEALEPTEATYLNHADLENLCAEYHSMETFFRKLVSVAAVNMMDRIGGTLEEKAQVAYHKFLREYGKLLQRISLADLASYLGITQVSLSRIRGIK, translated from the coding sequence ATGGATGCATATAAAAATCCGGAAGTAAAAAGTTTTATTGATTTTGTGAATTCCCTCAGCCCGTTGGAACAGGAAGCTGAAGAGGCGCTGGTTTCCGTACTCCGGCACAAATCCTTTGCCAAAGGCGAGTATCTGCTGGAGGCAGGCAATGTCTGCAGCCGGATTTATTTTATTGAAAGCGGCCTGGCAAAAACCTTTTTTTATACCGGTACCCGCGAATTCATCATGCGCTTTTTTGCTGAAGGCGATATGTTTACGGTTCTTGACACGTTTGTGACACGGAAGCCGTCCGCCTATTCCATTGAAGCCCTTGAACCGACTGAAGCAACTTACCTGAACCATGCGGATCTGGAAAATCTCTGTGCAGAATACCACTCCATGGAAACGTTTTTCAGAAAGCTGGTATCCGTTGCCGCTGTGAATATGATGGACCGGATTGGCGGTACCCTGGAAGAAAAAGCACAAGTGGCTTACCATAAATTCCTGCGTGAGTACGGAAAGCTGTTACAGCGGATCAGCCTGGCAGACCTGGCTTCTTATCTGGGGATTACCCAAGTCTCACTGAGCCGTATCCGGGGCATCAAGTAG
- a CDS encoding Crp/Fnr family transcriptional regulator: protein MLISEELLESYGAETETLHPGDVIFNEGDTPRQYYQIKEGRIKLNHFDEDGRELILAVLHAGLSVCELMLFIDKTYPVNAVAMKPTEIIKLPTGNFTRLLDENPDISKDINRFLSERLYFKFIMLQNNTSLRPEVRIKGALDYHRSFSHNPGPFSFEVPFTRQQLASITGLRVETVVRTVKKLEQENYLKIIDRKIYV from the coding sequence ATGCTGATTTCAGAAGAACTATTAGAGTCGTACGGTGCAGAAACGGAAACCTTACATCCCGGAGATGTTATTTTTAATGAAGGCGATACCCCCAGACAGTACTATCAGATTAAAGAAGGCAGGATAAAACTGAATCATTTTGATGAAGACGGCAGAGAGCTGATCCTGGCTGTACTGCATGCCGGACTGAGCGTATGTGAACTTATGCTGTTCATTGACAAGACCTACCCCGTGAATGCCGTAGCCATGAAGCCCACTGAAATCATAAAGCTTCCTACCGGTAATTTTACCAGGCTGCTGGATGAAAACCCGGATATATCAAAGGATATCAACAGGTTCCTGTCAGAAAGGCTGTACTTTAAGTTCATTATGCTTCAGAACAATACCTCCCTGCGTCCTGAAGTGAGGATTAAAGGCGCGCTGGATTACCATAGAAGCTTCAGTCATAATCCGGGCCCGTTTTCCTTTGAAGTACCGTTCACCCGGCAGCAGCTCGCCTCTATCACGGGTCTCAGGGTAGAAACCGTTGTCAGGACCGTAAAAAAACTGGAACAGGAAAACTACCTTAAAATTATAGACCGGAAAATATATGTCTGA
- a CDS encoding DNA-3-methyladenine glycosylase — protein MKKLEASYYQNPDVEFLARDLLGKILFTQKDGEETAGIIVETEAYLGIEDQASHAFGGRRTPRTEPMYRQGGIAYVYLCYGIHHLFNIVVSGEDEPSCVLVRAVEPFAGQETIEARRQMPVSKITITSGPASTAKALGIDLAFNRKDLTGDEIWIEDAGVRYRPDEIAAVPRIGVAYAREDAVLPLRFYIKNNRYVSKPQRT, from the coding sequence ATGAAAAAACTGGAAGCTTCCTATTATCAGAATCCGGATGTGGAATTTCTCGCCCGGGATCTTCTGGGAAAAATACTTTTTACGCAAAAGGACGGTGAGGAAACGGCAGGTATCATTGTGGAAACCGAAGCCTATCTCGGTATTGAAGATCAGGCTTCGCACGCTTTCGGGGGCCGCCGTACACCACGCACGGAACCTATGTACCGGCAGGGCGGGATTGCGTATGTCTACCTCTGCTATGGCATACACCACCTTTTTAATATCGTTGTTTCCGGCGAAGATGAACCTTCCTGTGTACTGGTCAGGGCAGTTGAACCGTTCGCCGGCCAAGAAACCATTGAAGCCCGAAGGCAGATGCCTGTCAGTAAAATAACAATAACTTCAGGCCCTGCCTCCACAGCAAAAGCATTGGGAATTGACCTGGCATTTAACCGGAAAGATCTTACAGGAGATGAAATCTGGATAGAGGATGCAGGTGTACGCTACAGGCCTGATGAAATAGCTGCCGTACCGCGTATCGGGGTTGCCTATGCCCGGGAAGATGCGGTTTTACCCTTACGGTTTTATATTAAAAACAACAGGTACGTAAGTAAACCTCAACGGACCTGA